One window of Akkermansia biwaensis genomic DNA carries:
- the trpB gene encoding tryptophan synthase subunit beta, with translation MDLHTYLRNFPDARGRFGEYGGVYLPDELVPAFEEITEAYQTIAHSAQFINELRRIRKQFQGRPTPVYHCERLSRHLGTSQIYLKREDLNHTGAHKLNHCMGEGLLAKYMGKKRIIAETGAGQHGVALATAAAFFGLECEIHMGAVDIAKQAPNVTRMKILGAKVVPVTHGLQSLKEAVDSAFDSYLNSYKDSIYCIGSVVGPHPFPQMVRDFQMCIGVEAREQFLEMTGLLPDAVCACVGGGSNSMGMFTAFLGDPLDIYGVEPLGKGPRLGDHSASITYGTKGVLHGFESIMLQDEDGNPGPVHSVASGLDYPSVGPEHAYLHDIGRVNYVTATDEEAVDAFFKLSRYEGIIPALESSHAIAYAMKWAQENPGRAILVNCSGRGDKDVDYVVENYGYGENHQFPA, from the coding sequence ATGGATCTCCATACTTATCTGCGCAATTTTCCGGATGCCCGGGGTCGCTTCGGCGAATACGGCGGCGTATATCTACCGGACGAACTCGTCCCCGCCTTTGAAGAAATCACGGAGGCTTACCAGACCATCGCCCATTCCGCCCAGTTTATCAACGAACTGCGCCGCATCCGCAAGCAGTTCCAGGGGCGTCCCACCCCCGTTTACCACTGCGAACGCCTGTCCCGCCACCTGGGCACCTCCCAGATTTACCTGAAGCGGGAAGATCTGAACCACACGGGCGCGCACAAGCTCAACCATTGCATGGGGGAAGGCCTTCTCGCCAAATACATGGGCAAGAAACGCATCATTGCGGAAACCGGCGCGGGCCAGCACGGCGTGGCGCTGGCGACAGCGGCCGCCTTCTTCGGCCTGGAATGCGAGATTCATATGGGGGCGGTGGACATCGCCAAGCAGGCGCCCAACGTCACGCGCATGAAAATTCTGGGCGCCAAGGTCGTCCCCGTCACCCACGGGCTCCAGAGCCTGAAGGAAGCCGTGGACTCCGCCTTTGATTCCTACCTGAACAGCTACAAGGACTCCATTTACTGCATCGGGTCCGTGGTAGGCCCCCACCCCTTCCCCCAAATGGTGCGCGACTTCCAGATGTGCATCGGCGTGGAAGCCCGGGAACAATTCCTGGAAATGACCGGACTGCTTCCGGACGCCGTGTGCGCCTGTGTGGGCGGCGGCAGCAATTCCATGGGCATGTTCACTGCCTTCCTGGGCGACCCGCTGGACATTTACGGCGTGGAGCCGCTCGGCAAGGGCCCCAGGCTCGGAGACCATTCCGCCTCCATCACCTATGGAACCAAGGGCGTCCTGCACGGTTTCGAGAGCATCATGCTCCAGGATGAAGACGGCAACCCCGGCCCGGTCCATTCCGTGGCCAGCGGGCTGGACTACCCCTCCGTGGGGCCGGAACACGCCTACCTGCACGACATCGGCCGCGTGAATTACGTAACCGCTACGGACGAGGAAGCCGTGGACGCCTTCTTCAAGCTTTCCCGTTATGAGGGAATCATCCCGGCCCTGGAAAGCTCCCATGCCATTGCGTATGCCATGAAATGGGCTCAGGAAAACCCAGGAAGAGCCATTCTGGTCAACTGTTCCGGCCGCGGAGACAAGGACGTGGACTACGTCGTGGAAAACTACGGCTACGGAGAAAACCACCAGTTCCCCGCCTGA
- a CDS encoding L,D-transpeptidase: protein MSPPAVLHINLSRQKLTLESAGTILFSCPVSSGKAGTGSQQGSGKTPLGRFRICKKIGAGLPEDTIFVSRLPVGCYPAAIPEGMNEHSDFILTRILWLDGLDPGNANTQERYIYIHGTNRTDSLGTPDSHGCIRLSPQDMLTLFDLTEEGTEAFIRL from the coding sequence ATGTCTCCTCCCGCAGTGCTGCACATTAATCTTTCCCGGCAGAAGCTGACCCTGGAATCCGCCGGAACAATCCTGTTTTCCTGCCCTGTTTCCAGCGGGAAAGCCGGCACGGGCAGTCAGCAGGGATCAGGAAAAACGCCCCTGGGCCGCTTCCGCATCTGCAAAAAAATCGGAGCGGGACTGCCTGAGGACACCATCTTCGTCTCTCGGCTCCCGGTTGGCTGCTACCCGGCCGCCATCCCGGAGGGAATGAATGAACATTCTGACTTCATCCTGACGCGCATCCTGTGGCTGGACGGCCTGGACCCCGGAAACGCCAATACGCAGGAGCGCTACATCTATATCCACGGCACCAACCGGACGGACAGCCTCGGAACACCGGACTCCCACGGCTGCATTCGCCTTTCCCCGCAGGACATGCTGACCCTTTTTGACTTGACGGAAGAAGGCACGGAAGCGTTCATCCGCCTTTAA
- a CDS encoding 2-oxoglutarate dehydrogenase E1 component yields the protein MNASIFSRLTPEEITALHETWKNDPLSVDPLWAAYFEGYELGSGGAPREEENAADASPYTVPPESAEGRGRVNQLIRAYRVMGHKCARFNPLDSPEEATVPVRPEELGFRPEDMDQPINIGTFQKGRIFTLREIIAHLRNTYCGAIGFEYQHIDNLEIRSWIEEKIDRRADGVDYGPETRRDAFIHLCKAELFEEFLGKRFIGEKRFSLEGGEGAIVLLDALVKRCPAAAISHVEMGMAHRGRLNVLANILHKPLKTIFYEFTPDYLPESPIGRSDVKYHLGYAATRHVDGVPLHINLSSNPSHLEAVYPVVEGRARARQHSLDDMERKHVLPLILHGDAAFAGQGLVAEVLNLSQLKGYRTGGSIHLIINNQIGFTTSPDEARSSHYATDVAQMLEAPILHINGESPENLIWAAEFALQFRQKFGRDIILDMYCYRRLGHNETDQAAFTAPMQTKKIEARPTAAALYGTLLRERGELTEQEEHGIRERIWNGMQQAYDQMKEHPADYILPVSAPDADESPIPRLSVRTGISPDLFRRIGDILTELPENFTPHPTLEKRFLSRRREAFREDGPLDWAMAESLAWGSLLTENHTVRLSGQDCQRGTFSQRHAVLHDFNNGSVYTPLEKLNHGTTAFRIYNSSLSEASVLGFEYGYALESQDALVMWEAQFGDFANGAQVIVDQFIAAAEAKWHQKCRIVLLLPHGYEGAGSEHSSARMERYLQLCADDNMQVINPTTPAQYFHALRRQIHQNVHKPLIVFTPKSLLSRPEAASARREFLAPSRFHEVLADPESPAPDKITRAVFCTGKIYYDLDAYRKEHGIADTVIIRVEQIYPLAQEQLTYLLAPYQKVRDFVWCQEEPSNMGAWGHLRNRLGRLFATSFRYAGRPPMACPAEGAKALHAAAQKRLIATAFGPRAQS from the coding sequence ATGAACGCCTCCATCTTCTCCAGACTCACGCCTGAGGAAATCACGGCGCTCCATGAAACATGGAAAAACGATCCGCTGTCCGTAGATCCCCTTTGGGCGGCCTACTTTGAGGGATACGAACTGGGCAGCGGCGGCGCTCCGCGGGAAGAGGAAAACGCTGCGGACGCCTCCCCGTACACGGTTCCGCCGGAAAGCGCGGAAGGCCGCGGGCGCGTCAACCAGCTCATCCGGGCATACCGGGTCATGGGGCACAAATGCGCCCGCTTCAACCCGCTGGACTCTCCGGAGGAAGCGACCGTTCCCGTACGTCCGGAAGAACTGGGCTTCCGCCCGGAAGACATGGACCAGCCCATCAACATCGGCACCTTCCAGAAAGGGCGCATCTTCACCCTCCGGGAAATCATCGCCCACCTCCGGAACACCTATTGCGGGGCCATCGGATTTGAATACCAGCACATTGACAACCTGGAAATCCGCTCCTGGATTGAGGAAAAAATAGACCGCCGGGCGGACGGCGTGGACTACGGCCCGGAAACCCGCCGGGACGCCTTCATCCACCTCTGCAAGGCGGAACTGTTCGAGGAATTCCTGGGCAAGCGCTTTATCGGGGAAAAACGCTTCTCCCTGGAAGGGGGGGAAGGCGCCATTGTCCTGCTGGACGCCCTGGTCAAACGCTGTCCTGCGGCAGCCATCTCCCACGTGGAAATGGGCATGGCCCACCGGGGCAGGCTCAACGTGCTGGCAAACATCCTCCACAAGCCGCTGAAAACCATCTTTTACGAATTCACGCCGGACTACCTTCCGGAATCCCCCATCGGCCGCAGCGACGTGAAATACCACCTGGGCTATGCCGCCACGCGCCACGTGGACGGCGTACCCCTGCACATCAACCTCTCCTCCAATCCCAGCCACCTGGAAGCCGTCTACCCCGTAGTGGAAGGCCGCGCCAGGGCCAGGCAGCACAGCCTGGATGACATGGAAAGAAAACATGTGCTCCCGCTCATTCTCCACGGGGACGCCGCCTTCGCCGGACAGGGGCTGGTGGCGGAAGTGCTCAACCTCTCCCAGCTGAAAGGCTACCGGACCGGCGGTTCCATCCACCTGATCATCAACAACCAGATCGGCTTCACCACCAGCCCGGATGAAGCCCGCTCCTCCCATTACGCCACGGACGTGGCCCAGATGCTGGAAGCGCCCATTCTGCACATCAACGGGGAAAGCCCGGAAAACCTGATCTGGGCCGCGGAATTCGCGCTCCAGTTCCGCCAGAAATTCGGCCGCGACATCATTCTGGACATGTACTGCTACCGCCGCCTGGGACACAATGAAACGGACCAGGCCGCCTTCACAGCCCCCATGCAGACCAAAAAAATAGAGGCGCGCCCCACGGCGGCGGCCCTGTACGGAACCCTGCTCCGGGAACGGGGGGAACTGACGGAACAGGAGGAACATGGCATCAGGGAACGCATCTGGAACGGCATGCAGCAGGCATACGACCAGATGAAGGAGCACCCGGCGGACTACATCCTCCCGGTCAGCGCGCCGGATGCGGATGAATCCCCCATTCCCCGCCTCAGCGTGCGCACGGGCATCAGCCCGGACCTCTTCCGGCGCATCGGAGACATCCTGACGGAACTGCCGGAAAACTTCACGCCCCACCCTACCCTGGAAAAACGCTTCCTCTCCCGCCGCCGTGAAGCCTTCCGGGAAGACGGCCCGCTGGACTGGGCAATGGCGGAATCCCTGGCATGGGGATCCCTGCTCACGGAAAACCACACCGTTCGCCTCTCCGGACAGGACTGCCAGCGCGGCACCTTCTCCCAGCGGCATGCCGTCCTGCATGACTTCAACAACGGCTCCGTGTACACGCCGCTGGAAAAACTGAACCACGGCACCACCGCCTTCCGCATCTACAACTCTTCCCTGTCGGAAGCCTCCGTGCTGGGCTTCGAATACGGTTATGCCCTGGAAAGCCAGGACGCCCTGGTCATGTGGGAAGCCCAGTTCGGCGACTTTGCCAACGGAGCCCAGGTCATCGTGGACCAGTTCATTGCGGCCGCGGAAGCCAAATGGCACCAGAAATGCCGCATCGTGCTGCTCCTGCCCCACGGTTACGAAGGGGCTGGGTCCGAGCACTCCAGCGCCCGCATGGAACGCTATCTCCAGCTCTGCGCGGACGACAACATGCAGGTCATCAACCCGACCACACCTGCCCAATACTTTCACGCCCTGCGCCGCCAGATACACCAGAACGTACACAAGCCCCTCATCGTCTTCACGCCAAAAAGCCTGCTCTCCCGGCCGGAAGCCGCCTCCGCCCGCCGTGAATTCCTGGCTCCGTCCCGGTTCCACGAAGTACTGGCTGATCCGGAAAGCCCGGCTCCGGACAAAATCACGCGCGCCGTCTTCTGCACGGGAAAAATCTACTACGACCTGGACGCCTACCGAAAGGAACACGGCATCGCGGACACCGTCATCATCCGCGTGGAGCAAATCTACCCGCTGGCGCAGGAACAGCTTACCTACCTGCTCGCCCCCTACCAGAAAGTGCGCGACTTCGTGTGGTGCCAGGAGGAACCCTCCAACATGGGGGCGTGGGGCCATCTGCGCAACCGGCTGGGCCGCCTCTTCGCCACCTCGTTCCGCTATGCGGGACGCCCCCCCATGGCCTGCCCGGCGGAAGGGGCCAAGGCCCTGCACGCCGCCGCGCAAAAACGACTCATCGCCACGGCCTTCGGCCCGCGCGCCCAATCCTGA
- a CDS encoding cytochrome ubiquinol oxidase subunit I has protein sequence MDDPVLLSRLQFAVTIMFHYIFPPMTIGLGVVLVALEGLWLKTKNELYHKQAKFWTKIFGIIFALGVASGIVMEFQFGTNWADYSRCVGDIFGSPLAAEGIFAFFLESGFLAILLFGWDKVGPKMHFFSACMVALGAHFSAIWIIVANSWMQTPAGYKLVEVNGKIQAHITSFYDVVFNPSTVDRLTHALAGCWLAGATLVLSVSAWYILKKRFTGGAKKSFKVALVIGLIGVVGMGITGDSSAREVSVHQPAKFAAMEGVMESGAPQSLHLVGWMNPSTHEVTGISIPYMLTFLTHHDLDTPITGMNAIPQDERPPILPVFYSFHLMILIGCALGALFLLGLWAWKRGWLFEKRWLLWCFVFSVLGPQIANQVGWAVAEMGRQPWIVYGILRTEHAVSPTLTAAEALSSLGMFFVIYTLLLALFLYQITHKIHKGPDQEAKEDDGTGEGKLQVPFVKD, from the coding sequence ATGGACGATCCGGTCTTATTATCCCGTCTTCAGTTTGCCGTCACCATCATGTTCCACTACATCTTCCCGCCGATGACCATCGGCCTGGGGGTGGTACTGGTGGCACTGGAAGGCCTCTGGCTGAAAACAAAAAACGAGCTCTACCACAAGCAGGCCAAATTCTGGACCAAGATATTCGGCATCATCTTCGCGCTGGGCGTGGCCTCCGGCATCGTGATGGAATTCCAGTTCGGCACCAACTGGGCGGACTACTCCCGTTGCGTAGGCGACATCTTCGGCAGCCCCCTGGCGGCGGAAGGCATCTTCGCCTTCTTCCTGGAATCCGGCTTCCTGGCCATCCTGCTCTTCGGCTGGGACAAGGTGGGGCCCAAAATGCACTTCTTCTCCGCCTGCATGGTGGCCCTGGGCGCCCATTTCAGCGCCATCTGGATCATTGTGGCGAACTCCTGGATGCAGACGCCCGCCGGCTACAAACTGGTGGAAGTAAACGGAAAAATCCAGGCGCACATCACCAGCTTCTATGACGTGGTCTTCAACCCGTCCACGGTGGACCGCCTGACGCACGCCCTGGCGGGGTGCTGGCTGGCGGGAGCCACGCTGGTGCTCAGCGTCTCCGCCTGGTACATCCTGAAAAAACGCTTTACGGGCGGCGCCAAGAAAAGCTTCAAGGTGGCGCTGGTCATCGGCCTGATAGGCGTGGTCGGCATGGGCATCACGGGCGACTCCAGCGCACGTGAAGTCTCCGTCCACCAGCCCGCCAAATTCGCCGCCATGGAAGGCGTGATGGAATCGGGGGCTCCGCAGTCGCTCCACCTCGTCGGCTGGATGAACCCGTCCACCCATGAAGTGACGGGCATCTCCATCCCGTACATGCTCACTTTCCTGACTCATCATGACCTGGATACCCCCATCACCGGCATGAACGCCATTCCGCAGGACGAACGTCCCCCCATCCTGCCCGTCTTCTACTCCTTCCACCTCATGATCCTCATCGGCTGTGCGCTGGGCGCCCTGTTCCTGCTGGGCCTCTGGGCGTGGAAACGCGGCTGGCTCTTTGAAAAACGATGGCTGCTCTGGTGCTTCGTCTTCTCCGTATTGGGGCCGCAGATTGCCAACCAGGTAGGCTGGGCCGTGGCGGAAATGGGCCGCCAGCCCTGGATCGTGTACGGCATCCTGAGGACGGAGCACGCCGTCTCCCCCACCCTCACCGCGGCGGAGGCACTCTCCTCGCTGGGCATGTTCTTCGTCATCTATACCCTGCTCCTGGCCCTCTTCCTCTACCAAATCACCCATAAAATCCACAAGGGCCCCGACCAGGAAGCGAAGGAAGACGACGGCACGGGTGAAGGCAAGCTTCAGGTACCCTTTGTCAAAGACTAA
- a CDS encoding ferritin, whose product MISTTMATALNEQIKWEMYSANLYLGMSAYMQDAGLTGFAHWMRIQYQEETAHALKLYDFLLARGGQVVMLPIDAPAAEWANVLEVFEATLAHEQEVTRRINELVRLAKEEKDFATDIFLHWFVSEQVEEEETVKDIISKLRLIKGEGQGMLLLDKDLGSRVFTPPPAN is encoded by the coding sequence ATGATCAGTACAACAATGGCAACCGCTCTGAATGAGCAAATCAAATGGGAAATGTATTCCGCCAACCTTTACCTCGGCATGTCCGCCTACATGCAGGACGCCGGACTCACGGGGTTCGCCCACTGGATGCGCATCCAGTACCAGGAGGAAACCGCCCACGCCCTGAAGCTTTATGATTTTCTGCTAGCCCGTGGCGGCCAGGTAGTCATGCTTCCCATTGACGCTCCCGCGGCAGAATGGGCCAATGTACTGGAAGTGTTCGAAGCCACGCTTGCGCATGAGCAGGAAGTTACCCGCCGCATCAATGAGCTGGTGCGCCTGGCCAAGGAGGAAAAGGACTTCGCCACGGACATTTTCCTGCATTGGTTCGTCAGCGAGCAGGTGGAGGAAGAGGAAACCGTCAAGGACATCATCAGCAAGCTCCGCCTGATCAAGGGAGAAGGCCAGGGAATGCTCCTCCTGGACAAGGACCTGGGTTCCCGCGTCTTTACCCCTCCCCCCGCCAATTAA
- the cydB gene encoding cytochrome d ubiquinol oxidase subunit II produces the protein MLDNLTLADLQIIWFILVGVLFSGYAVLDGFDLGTGTLQFFIKGDENRRLMLNAVGPVWDGNEVWLITGGGALFAAFPYVYASVFSGFYLAFMLLLLTLIFRAVSIEFRSKQPMQWWRKGWDITFSVSSLLAALLIGVAMGNVTRGIPLDGQGNFTGTFLSLLNPYAVLLGLTTVALFAMHGGIFLMMKTQGNLQQQIKRLLKPCIIIFTILIIIHGAATLLYVPHVAAALEHSPWIYGIAALAAVSIAAIWIFMSKNRSGWAFIASCSTMGCMMAMFGASMFPNLLYSMPNPEHSLTLVNGSSTRESLMVMTYIALIGVPIVLAYSAAIYWVFRGKVQLNEHSY, from the coding sequence ATGTTGGACAACCTCACTCTCGCAGACCTGCAAATCATCTGGTTCATCCTCGTCGGCGTACTCTTCTCCGGCTACGCCGTTCTGGACGGCTTTGACCTGGGAACCGGCACCCTCCAGTTCTTTATCAAGGGAGATGAAAACAGAAGACTGATGCTCAATGCCGTAGGCCCTGTATGGGACGGTAATGAAGTCTGGCTCATCACGGGCGGGGGCGCCCTCTTCGCCGCCTTCCCGTACGTGTACGCCTCCGTCTTCTCCGGATTTTACCTGGCCTTCATGCTCCTGCTGCTCACCCTCATCTTCCGGGCCGTCTCCATCGAATTCCGGAGCAAGCAGCCCATGCAGTGGTGGCGCAAGGGCTGGGACATCACCTTCTCCGTCAGCAGCCTCCTGGCGGCCCTGCTCATCGGGGTGGCCATGGGCAACGTCACCAGGGGCATCCCGCTGGACGGGCAGGGCAACTTCACAGGAACTTTCCTGAGCCTGCTGAACCCCTACGCCGTCCTGCTGGGCCTCACGACGGTGGCCCTCTTCGCCATGCACGGCGGCATCTTCCTGATGATGAAAACGCAGGGCAACCTCCAGCAGCAAATCAAAAGGCTCCTCAAGCCCTGCATCATCATCTTCACCATCCTGATCATCATTCACGGCGCGGCCACGCTCCTGTATGTGCCGCACGTGGCGGCGGCATTGGAACACTCTCCCTGGATCTACGGCATCGCCGCACTGGCTGCTGTTTCCATTGCGGCCATCTGGATATTCATGAGCAAAAACCGGTCGGGCTGGGCCTTCATCGCCTCCTGCTCCACGATGGGGTGCATGATGGCCATGTTCGGGGCCTCCATGTTCCCCAACCTGCTCTACTCCATGCCCAATCCGGAGCACTCCCTTACCCTCGTCAACGGTTCCTCCACCCGGGAAAGCCTGATGGTGATGACTTACATCGCCCTCATCGGCGTTCCGATCGTCCTCGCCTACTCCGCGGCCATCTACTGGGTCTTCCGCGGCAAGGTGCAGCTCAACGAGCACAGCTATTAA
- a CDS encoding RidA family protein — translation MDKIRQRLSELGYSVYDAPAPVGSYVQCVRTGNLLHLSGGISVNGEDKYFGKVGQDLTVEEGQAAARAAILNRLAVIVQAVGSLEKVSRIVAVNGFVNAGPEFYDHPKVLNGASDLLVEAFGEIGRHSRTAVGVSALPLNVAVEISMVVEVRD, via the coding sequence ATGGATAAAATACGTCAACGACTTTCCGAACTCGGCTACTCCGTTTATGATGCTCCGGCCCCGGTAGGCTCCTACGTCCAATGCGTGCGCACGGGCAATCTGCTTCATCTTTCCGGCGGCATCTCCGTGAATGGAGAGGACAAATATTTTGGCAAGGTGGGGCAGGACCTCACGGTGGAGGAAGGGCAGGCCGCGGCGCGGGCAGCCATCCTCAACCGCCTGGCCGTCATCGTACAGGCGGTGGGTTCCCTGGAAAAGGTTTCCCGCATCGTGGCTGTCAACGGCTTTGTCAATGCAGGGCCGGAATTCTATGATCATCCCAAGGTGCTCAATGGCGCCTCCGACCTGCTGGTGGAAGCCTTCGGGGAAATCGGCCGCCACAGCCGAACCGCCGTCGGCGTGTCCGCCCTGCCGCTCAACGTAGCGGTGGAAATCAGCATGGTTGTGGAAGTCCGCGACTAG
- a CDS encoding low molecular weight protein arginine phosphatase, with amino-acid sequence MNQRKKILFVCTGNTCRSPMAEGLFLKLSAGHPEWLAGSAGTAAWNGQGASPETLHVLNDHEVDLSGHASRAVTLELVEEATDIYTMTESHLAAMLANFPEHADKIRLVTCYTDNRNISDPIGCGQAAYNNVARQLTDAIRAIIARMEQEA; translated from the coding sequence ATGAACCAGCGTAAAAAAATCCTCTTCGTCTGCACCGGAAACACGTGCCGCAGTCCCATGGCCGAAGGCCTCTTCCTGAAGCTTTCCGCCGGCCATCCGGAATGGCTGGCGGGGTCCGCAGGCACCGCCGCCTGGAACGGACAGGGAGCAAGCCCGGAAACGCTCCATGTCCTGAACGACCACGAAGTGGACCTCTCCGGCCATGCAAGCCGCGCCGTCACGCTGGAACTGGTGGAAGAAGCCACGGACATCTACACGATGACGGAAAGCCATCTGGCCGCCATGCTGGCCAACTTTCCCGAACACGCGGACAAGATCAGGCTGGTCACCTGCTACACGGACAACAGGAACATCAGTGACCCCATCGGATGCGGGCAGGCCGCCTACAACAACGTGGCGCGGCAGCTCACGGACGCCATTCGCGCCATCATCGCCCGCATGGAGCAGGAAGCCTAA
- a CDS encoding phosphotransferase encodes MKELSRLVQRTFHVTPREEDFRTIALGASGRTIVRIGLGDRTCIGILWGDDRADNDSFIPTDRHLRANGVNVPEVYDYEPLAPGCGAALAEDLGNDNLLSFRSESWEKLRSRYIRAMEQLRLLHECPFPENFSFQPSFDESLYRWEQEYFAEHLLGTHLGLSADGFLNHPALRKMAQFLAGLPLCPVHRDSQSQNVHIHAGKTWLIDFQGMRGGRPEYDLASLVFDGYAHLEAEQTDELLREWEHLTGRALDRDIFCACALQRLMQMLGAYANIGHNKGKTWYLKQIPAGLAHLRRLLPGSMLAEPLAGMLE; translated from the coding sequence ATGAAAGAACTCTCCCGCCTGGTTCAACGGACCTTTCACGTCACGCCCCGGGAAGAGGACTTCCGGACGATTGCCCTCGGCGCATCCGGCCGCACCATCGTGCGCATCGGTCTTGGGGACCGGACCTGCATCGGCATCCTCTGGGGCGACGACCGCGCGGACAACGACTCCTTCATCCCCACGGACCGCCATTTGCGCGCCAACGGCGTCAATGTGCCGGAGGTCTATGACTACGAACCCCTCGCTCCCGGCTGCGGAGCGGCCCTGGCGGAAGACTTGGGGAACGACAACCTCCTGTCTTTCAGAAGCGAATCCTGGGAAAAACTCCGTTCCCGCTACATCCGGGCCATGGAACAGCTCCGCCTGCTACACGAATGCCCGTTTCCGGAAAACTTCTCCTTTCAGCCCTCCTTTGACGAATCCCTGTACCGCTGGGAGCAGGAATACTTTGCGGAACATCTGCTGGGCACGCACCTGGGCCTGTCCGCGGACGGCTTCCTGAACCATCCCGCGCTGCGGAAAATGGCGCAATTCCTGGCCGGGCTGCCGCTCTGCCCCGTTCACCGGGACAGCCAGTCCCAGAACGTGCACATCCATGCGGGAAAAACCTGGCTGATCGACTTCCAGGGCATGCGCGGCGGCCGCCCGGAGTATGACCTGGCTTCCCTGGTATTTGACGGCTACGCGCATCTGGAAGCGGAGCAGACGGACGAACTCCTCCGGGAATGGGAGCACCTCACCGGGCGCGCCCTGGACCGCGACATCTTCTGCGCGTGCGCCCTGCAGCGGCTCATGCAGATGCTGGGCGCGTACGCCAACATCGGCCACAACAAAGGGAAAACCTGGTATCTGAAACAAATCCCTGCGGGACTGGCGCATCTGCGCCGTCTTCTCCCCGGTTCCATGCTTGCCGAGCCGCTGGCAGGCATGCTAGAATAA
- a CDS encoding MarR family transcriptional regulator produces the protein MNSISEEANKLADFVLLTQRSCILNLSPELNEGKVSYPQFFLLTYLASEDFLSMSSIAQKMGHSTAAATGMVDKLQEMGYLTRMSAAKDRRKIMVAITQEGRELVDRMRQNIVRDLAALMAGTDHEARQAIADTGKSIKRRRLG, from the coding sequence ATGAACTCCATTTCTGAAGAAGCAAACAAGCTGGCGGACTTCGTCCTGCTCACCCAGCGTTCCTGCATTCTCAACCTTTCTCCGGAACTGAATGAAGGCAAGGTTTCCTACCCTCAGTTTTTCCTGCTGACCTATCTGGCCAGCGAGGACTTCCTGAGCATGTCCAGCATCGCGCAGAAGATGGGCCATTCCACGGCGGCGGCGACCGGCATGGTGGACAAACTCCAGGAAATGGGCTACCTGACCCGCATGAGCGCGGCCAAGGACAGACGCAAGATCATGGTCGCCATCACTCAGGAAGGGCGGGAACTGGTGGACCGCATGCGCCAGAACATCGTCCGGGACCTGGCCGCCCTGATGGCCGGTACGGACCATGAGGCGCGCCAAGCCATCGCGGACACCGGCAAGTCCATCAAAAGACGCCGCCTGGGCTGA